One Brassica napus cultivar Da-Ae chromosome C2, Da-Ae, whole genome shotgun sequence DNA window includes the following coding sequences:
- the LOC106429006 gene encoding protein GLUTAMINE DUMPER 6-like, with amino-acid sequence MRATPKVEIWKSPIPYLFGGLFLLILLIALALLSLVCTNKKTPSSSSSSNDTNPVGEEDDTGDNKSKIIMVEYLPKIVVILAGEDKPSCLAVPVIPPPSSIYPCNCGNVTVVST; translated from the coding sequence atgaGGGCGACACCAAAAGTAGAAATATGGAAGTCACCAATACCATACCTCTTTGGTGGTTTGTTTTTGCTTATTTTGCTTATAGCTTTAGCATTACTCTCATTGGTCTGCACAAACAAAAAgactccttcttcttcatcttcttctaatGACACCAATCCTGTGGGCGAAGAGGACGACACCGGAGACAACAAATCTAAGATTATTATGGTAGAGTACTTACCTAAGATCGTAGTGATTTTGGCCGGAGAGGATAAACCTAGTTGCTTGGCCGTTCCGGTGATTCCTCCACCGTCTTCCATTTATCCTTGTAACTGCGGCAATGTTACTGTCGTCTCAACCTAA